Proteins from a single region of Fusobacterium varium:
- a CDS encoding antitoxin, whose product MDNIIMTVGTSLVENYIANNPKKENITKEDILRYYEEEKIEDFRDRRYGAEVIALENLLEKGIFSGDRIFLVIHNTVNGKLAGDVLEEFILAKKIAKRVEKRIIFGLDKRNHEVFRTEGLTNLTEEIRNIVNKIGNKYNVAVCTVGGYKAEIFMVGLMAQLLHIKSYFMFDEFTEVTEISPLPIKADQNIYLENKEFFRLLDRVGKVKLSEVKAELDSKIDLNNFIEFVEENGETYVRFSSMGEYYVRRMRETSYLPPASMISHAPAGKIMEGSVQVEELEGIVNSLSTCSYVEKLKVVYYNPDRKVAFSKFALAQNYHEQMIITLEYKCKKGVARVDVYTVGGTEKEMDSLVAYFNENFLD is encoded by the coding sequence ATGGATAATATTATCATGACCGTAGGAACAAGTTTAGTAGAAAATTATATTGCTAATAATCCTAAAAAAGAAAATATCACAAAAGAAGATATCTTAAGATATTATGAAGAGGAAAAAATCGAGGATTTTAGAGATAGAAGATATGGAGCAGAGGTAATCGCTCTTGAGAATCTTTTAGAAAAAGGAATTTTCTCTGGTGACAGAATATTTCTTGTAATACACAACACTGTAAATGGAAAATTAGCAGGAGATGTACTTGAAGAGTTTATTCTTGCAAAGAAAATAGCTAAGAGAGTTGAAAAAAGAATAATTTTTGGACTAGATAAAAGAAATCACGAGGTATTTAGAACAGAAGGATTAACTAATCTAACTGAAGAAATTAGAAATATAGTTAATAAAATTGGAAATAAATACAATGTAGCTGTTTGCACAGTTGGTGGATATAAAGCTGAAATATTTATGGTAGGATTAATGGCTCAATTACTTCATATTAAATCATACTTTATGTTTGATGAATTTACTGAAGTAACAGAAATTTCTCCTCTTCCAATAAAAGCAGATCAAAATATCTATCTTGAAAATAAAGAGTTCTTTAGATTGTTAGATAGAGTTGGAAAAGTAAAACTTTCTGAAGTTAAAGCTGAACTTGATTCAAAAATTGACTTAAATAACTTTATTGAATTTGTAGAGGAAAATGGAGAAACTTATGTAAGATTCTCTTCAATGGGAGAATATTATGTAAGAAGAATGAGAGAAACTAGCTATCTACCACCAGCAAGCATGATCAGTCATGCTCCAGCAGGAAAAATTATGGAAGGAAGTGTACAAGTAGAAGAGTTAGAAGGAATTGTAAACTCTTTATCAACATGTTCATATGTAGAAAAATTAAAAGTTGTATACTATAATCCAGATAGAAAAGTAGCCTTCTCAAAATTTGCTTTAGCTCAAAACTACCATGAACAAATGATAATTACATTAGAGTATAAATGTAAAAAAGGTGTAGCAAGAGTAGATGTTTACACAGTAGGTGGAACTGAAAAAGAGATGGATTCATTAGTAGCTTACTTTAATGAAAACTTCTTAGATTAA
- a CDS encoding DNA-3-methyladenine glycosylase translates to MILNRDFYIKDGITLAKDLLGKILVKEIDGVLYKGRIVETEAYMGIIDKACHAYNNRRTKRTEAMYREGGYSYIYLIYGMYHCFNVTASIKNNPEAVLIRALEPLDNKDIMLKIRKVKSEKYIANGPGKLTKALGIISDDNNMDLTLGKNIWIEDDGYVPNKITETTRVGIDYAEEFKDKPWRFYISENNNVSKK, encoded by the coding sequence ATGATATTAAATAGAGATTTTTACATTAAAGATGGTATTACACTTGCCAAAGATCTTTTAGGAAAAATCTTAGTTAAAGAGATAGATGGAGTATTATACAAAGGAAGAATTGTTGAAACAGAAGCGTATATGGGAATTATAGATAAAGCTTGCCACGCATATAACAACAGGAGAACCAAGAGAACAGAAGCAATGTATAGAGAGGGTGGATATTCATATATTTACTTAATCTATGGAATGTATCATTGTTTCAATGTGACAGCCTCTATTAAAAATAATCCAGAAGCAGTACTTATAAGAGCATTAGAACCTTTAGATAATAAAGATATTATGTTAAAAATAAGAAAAGTTAAGAGTGAAAAATATATTGCTAATGGACCGGGAAAATTGACAAAAGCTTTAGGAATAATCTCTGATGACAATAACATGGATTTAACATTGGGAAAAAATATCTGGATTGAGGATGACGGATATGTTCCTAATAAAATTACAGAAACAACAAGAGTAGGAATCGATTATGCAGAGGAATTTAAAGATAAACCTTGGCGATTTTATATAAGTGAAAATAACAATGTCTCTAAAAAATAA
- a CDS encoding MATE family efflux transporter produces the protein MGGNILEKIKIKSLLSLTIPIFLELLLVNIVGNIDTIMLGKYSDKAVGAVGGISQVLNIQNVIFGFISLGTSILIAQYIGARNSKKIREVISVSVFLNVCLGILMGLIYLVFWKQILIKIKLPFELMDMGKTYFKLVGGLCVFQAVTLTCGAIMKSHGNPKPMLFVNIGVNLINILGNGMFIFGWFGMPILGTTGVGISTVFSRGIGCIVGVIVMMRYCKFRFKKQYLQPFPFHVIKNLLAIGIPTAGENLAWNIGQLMILAMVNALGTNFIASRTYLMLVATFVMTFSISLGHATAIQVGQLVGAHETEEAYDKCFKSLKLSIILAFLVTTIIALFKNQVMSLFTNDAAILEISLKVFPIMIILEVGRVFNIVIINSLHAAGDIQFPMFMGIIFIFIVAVPFSYILGIKLGWGLVGIWIANAADEWFRGIAMYLRWKSKKWVTKSFV, from the coding sequence ATGGGGGGAAATATTTTGGAGAAAATCAAAATAAAATCTTTACTTTCACTTACTATTCCAATATTTTTAGAACTTTTATTAGTTAATATAGTTGGAAATATTGATACTATTATGCTTGGAAAATACAGTGATAAAGCTGTTGGAGCTGTTGGAGGTATTAGCCAAGTTCTTAATATCCAGAATGTTATATTCGGTTTTATCTCGTTGGGAACAAGTATTCTAATTGCTCAGTATATCGGTGCTAGAAACAGCAAAAAGATTAGAGAGGTTATCTCTGTTTCTGTCTTTTTAAATGTCTGCCTTGGAATTTTAATGGGACTTATCTATCTAGTTTTTTGGAAACAAATTCTAATTAAAATTAAACTTCCTTTCGAACTTATGGATATGGGAAAAACTTACTTTAAATTAGTTGGAGGATTGTGTGTATTTCAAGCTGTCACTCTTACTTGTGGAGCTATAATGAAAAGCCATGGAAACCCTAAACCTATGTTATTTGTAAATATAGGGGTAAACCTTATTAATATATTAGGAAACGGTATGTTTATCTTTGGTTGGTTTGGTATGCCAATTTTAGGAACTACTGGGGTTGGAATCTCCACTGTATTCTCTAGAGGTATAGGTTGTATTGTTGGAGTAATAGTTATGATGAGATATTGTAAATTTAGATTTAAAAAACAATATCTTCAACCTTTCCCCTTCCATGTTATAAAAAATCTTTTAGCTATTGGTATTCCAACTGCCGGAGAAAACTTAGCTTGGAATATTGGACAACTTATGATATTAGCAATGGTTAATGCTCTTGGAACTAACTTTATTGCATCAAGAACTTATCTTATGTTAGTTGCCACATTTGTTATGACTTTCTCTATTTCCTTAGGACATGCTACTGCTATTCAAGTTGGGCAATTAGTTGGAGCTCATGAAACTGAAGAAGCATATGATAAATGTTTTAAAAGTCTTAAACTGTCAATTATACTTGCATTTTTAGTTACAACAATTATAGCTCTATTTAAAAATCAAGTTATGAGTTTATTTACAAATGATGCCGCTATTTTAGAAATATCATTAAAAGTTTTCCCTATTATGATTATCTTAGAAGTTGGAAGAGTCTTTAATATAGTAATTATAAACTCACTTCATGCTGCTGGGGATATTCAATTCCCTATGTTTATGGGAATAATATTTATATTTATTGTAGCAGTTCCTTTCTCATATATTTTAGGAATAAAATTAGGTTGGGGACTTGTTGGTATCTGGATTGCCAATGCTGCTGATGAATGGTTTAGGGGTATAGCAATGTATTTAAGATGGAAAAGTAAAAAGTGGGTTACAAAGAGTTTTGTTTAA
- a CDS encoding flavodoxin, which yields MKTAIFYGSTTGVTQDIAERVGKLLNADIFSASDIEKICDYDFAILATSTWGMGDLQDEWIDALDKLKTLNITSKKIGFIGVGDQEGFGDTFVDGIGIIYDEIKDKGITLVGKTSTDGYSFSSSRAAEDGEFIGLVIDENNQSNLTDERINAWVAKVK from the coding sequence ATGAAAACTGCAATTTTTTATGGAAGTACTACTGGAGTTACTCAAGATATAGCTGAAAGAGTTGGAAAACTTTTAAATGCTGATATTTTTTCAGCTTCTGACATTGAAAAGATCTGTGATTATGATTTTGCTATTTTAGCAACTTCTACTTGGGGAATGGGAGATCTTCAAGATGAATGGATAGATGCACTTGATAAATTAAAAACTCTTAACATTACTAGTAAAAAAATAGGATTTATTGGAGTTGGAGATCAAGAGGGGTTTGGAGATACTTTTGTTGATGGTATAGGAATTATTTATGATGAAATAAAAGATAAAGGAATTACATTAGTTGGAAAAACTTCTACTGATGGATACTCTTTCTCTTCTTCAAGAGCTGCTGAAGATGGTGAATTTATAGGATTAGTTATTGATGAAAATAATCAAAGTAACCTTACAGATGAAAGAATAAATGCTTGGGTAGCAAAAGTAAAATAA
- a CDS encoding PaaI family thioesterase, whose amino-acid sequence MLNKNITIEFLKEMGKGYLPEFMGVEILSIEEGKMTSRLTIKPHHIAPNGFLHAATVISLADTTCGYASFAHLPEGAESLCTIELKSNHLGTVREGGIFCVATAMHLGRNTQVWDAEVSDEKTGKVIALFRCTQMNLFSK is encoded by the coding sequence ATGTTAAATAAAAATATAACTATTGAATTCTTAAAAGAGATGGGAAAAGGATATCTTCCTGAATTTATGGGAGTAGAAATACTTTCAATTGAAGAAGGAAAGATGACAAGTAGATTAACTATAAAGCCTCATCATATAGCCCCAAATGGTTTTCTTCATGCTGCTACTGTAATATCTTTAGCTGATACAACTTGTGGATATGCCTCTTTTGCTCATCTTCCTGAGGGAGCCGAAAGTCTTTGTACTATTGAACTTAAAAGTAACCATTTAGGAACTGTTAGAGAGGGTGGAATATTCTGTGTTGCTACAGCTATGCATTTAGGTAGAAATACACAAGTTTGGGATGCTGAAGTTTCTGATGAGAAAACTGGAAAAGTTATAGCACTATTTAGATGTACTCAAATGAATCTTTTCTCTAAATAG
- a CDS encoding ABC transporter ATP-binding protein translates to MYLRIENLKKIFEENRGIEKIDFSIEKGELISLLGPSGCGKTTLLNIIGGFLKPDNGKIYLEDRDITDIPPEKRDISTVFQSYALFPHMNVLENIKYGLKYKKFTKKEQNELALEYLKIVGLDGYEKKSIQELSGGQQQRVALARALVLYPKILLLDEPFSNLDAKLKISMREELKELQKNLKISMIFVTHDQEEALSISDKVVVMNNGKIEQIGTPEEIYYSPINEYVANFIGKSNFILKDGVKKLIRPENIKIEKNQKGSWKIINKEFMGAYTILKIKNETEEIYVNIQGEEGREYKLGDLVEISI, encoded by the coding sequence ATGTATTTAAGAATTGAAAATTTAAAAAAGATTTTTGAAGAAAATAGAGGAATAGAAAAGATAGATTTTAGTATAGAAAAAGGGGAATTAATCTCTCTATTAGGTCCCAGTGGTTGTGGAAAAACTACACTTTTAAATATAATAGGTGGATTTTTAAAACCAGATAATGGAAAAATCTATTTAGAAGATAGAGATATAACAGATATTCCACCAGAAAAAAGAGATATTTCAACAGTTTTTCAAAGCTATGCACTTTTCCCCCATATGAATGTTTTAGAAAATATTAAGTATGGTTTGAAATATAAGAAATTTACAAAGAAAGAGCAAAATGAATTAGCTTTAGAATACTTGAAAATAGTTGGTTTAGATGGATATGAAAAAAAATCTATCCAAGAGTTAAGTGGTGGACAACAGCAAAGAGTAGCACTGGCTAGAGCTTTGGTGCTATATCCTAAGATACTTTTATTAGATGAGCCATTTAGTAATCTTGATGCTAAATTAAAAATCAGCATGAGAGAGGAGCTAAAGGAGTTACAAAAAAACTTAAAAATAAGTATGATATTTGTCACACATGATCAAGAGGAAGCATTGAGCATATCAGATAAAGTAGTGGTTATGAACAATGGAAAAATAGAGCAAATAGGGACTCCTGAAGAGATCTATTACTCTCCTATAAATGAGTATGTAGCTAATTTTATTGGAAAATCTAATTTTATATTAAAAGATGGGGTTAAAAAGTTGATACGTCCAGAAAATATAAAGATAGAAAAAAATCAAAAAGGTAGTTGGAAAATTATAAATAAAGAGTTTATGGGGGCTTATACTATCTTAAAAATAAAAAATGAAACAGAAGAAATCTATGTAAATATTCAAGGAGAAGAGGGAAGAGAGTATAAATTAGGAGATTTAGTAGAGATATCTATATAG
- a CDS encoding iron ABC transporter permease, which produces MSGNQDLEIKQNNFSYNLILFLVIIGVVLFCFYPIYKIIVTSFFDNNSFTLKFYKGIFNENYLLLKNSMITSSISAGIASIFGGIIAYYMLFSSERVRKFYYYLLMLTMISPPFIFGISYIMLFGRRGLITYRVLGLHTNPYGLKGIVMLQLIGEISFATFMLYEIFKNFDYTLINASRALGASPWESLKRVVFPISVPAFLGTFFILFTKNLSDFGSAIIIGGRESTLATEAYLTVIGEGNMPKAAAMTLLLIFPALLAFLLYKRILLKKFSSFSVGKGMESKNISYSLPLGVKILFKVVAYLFVLIMFIQYSAIFFSGFYNYTSKGIEFTLEYIEKFKLSSTRVFLRTIVYAFISGAISSTIGILISYYNRERNSYFFKGIEFLGGLPYIIPGTFFGLGYILAFNSGIFTLTGTATIVILNCAFRQISIGIKAGDSIFSTLNPNIEKAGRDLGASKMRILLDIIFPLLKPAFLISFVNCFIATMTTIGAIIFLVSPGNNVATIMLFTQVAQGEYGAASITALAITFITFSLNIFVAKVLKK; this is translated from the coding sequence ATGAGTGGAAATCAAGATTTGGAAATAAAGCAAAATAATTTTAGCTATAATTTAATATTATTTCTAGTTATTATTGGGGTAGTACTTTTTTGTTTCTACCCCATTTATAAAATTATAGTTACTAGTTTTTTTGATAATAATAGTTTTACTTTAAAATTTTATAAGGGAATTTTTAATGAAAATTATTTGCTATTGAAAAATAGCATGATAACATCATCAATATCAGCTGGGATTGCATCTATATTTGGAGGAATAATAGCTTACTATATGCTTTTTTCTAGTGAGAGAGTAAGAAAATTTTATTATTATCTATTGATGTTGACTATGATCTCTCCACCATTTATATTCGGGATCTCTTATATAATGCTTTTTGGGAGAAGAGGACTTATAACATATAGAGTTTTAGGACTTCATACAAATCCATATGGTTTAAAAGGGATAGTTATGCTTCAACTTATTGGAGAGATCTCCTTTGCAACCTTTATGTTATATGAGATATTTAAAAATTTTGATTATACTTTGATAAATGCCTCAAGAGCTTTAGGAGCTTCACCTTGGGAAAGTTTAAAGAGAGTGGTTTTTCCAATCTCTGTTCCAGCTTTTTTAGGGACTTTTTTTATACTTTTTACAAAAAATTTATCTGATTTTGGAAGTGCTATAATAATAGGAGGAAGAGAAAGTACTTTAGCAACTGAGGCATATTTGACAGTAATTGGTGAAGGAAATATGCCAAAAGCAGCGGCAATGACATTGTTACTTATATTTCCAGCACTTTTAGCTTTTCTATTGTACAAGAGAATACTTTTGAAAAAATTTAGCAGTTTTTCAGTGGGAAAGGGTATGGAGTCTAAAAATATCTCTTATTCTCTTCCATTGGGAGTAAAGATTCTTTTTAAAGTAGTAGCTTATCTATTTGTATTGATAATGTTTATTCAATATTCAGCTATATTTTTTTCAGGGTTTTATAATTATACTTCAAAAGGGATAGAGTTTACCTTAGAGTATATAGAAAAATTTAAGCTTTCATCTACAAGGGTATTTTTAAGAACAATAGTTTATGCTTTTATATCTGGTGCAATATCCTCTACTATAGGAATTTTAATCTCGTATTATAATAGAGAAAGAAACAGTTATTTCTTTAAGGGGATAGAGTTTTTAGGGGGATTGCCTTATATTATTCCAGGAACATTTTTTGGATTAGGATATATTTTAGCTTTTAATAGTGGAATCTTTACTTTAACAGGAACAGCTACAATAGTGATTTTAAACTGTGCTTTTAGACAGATAAGTATTGGAATAAAAGCTGGAGACTCAATATTTTCTACATTGAATCCAAATATAGAAAAAGCAGGTAGAGATTTAGGAGCATCTAAGATGAGAATACTTTTAGATATAATATTTCCACTATTGAAACCAGCATTTTTAATCTCTTTTGTTAATTGTTTTATAGCAACAATGACAACTATAGGGGCTATAATATTCTTGGTGTCTCCAGGGAATAATGTTGCCACAATAATGCTTTTTACACAGGTTGCACAAGGGGAGTATGGAGCAGCTTCAATAACAGCTTTAGCAATAACTTTTATCACTTTTTCTTTAAATATTTTTGTAGCAAAAGTATTAAAAAAATAG
- a CDS encoding ABC transporter substrate-binding protein, with translation MKKRALTFLIFLLGLSSLVFAEGSLKVVAAYGGKEKIFQQFTKDTGIKVDFIDMSSGELLSKLEAEQGKPSADVWFGGGLDSFIAAKNKGLLEKYVSPEMEEVPLKYRDKDGYWSGVSLVLVGFMVNNDILEEKGLKAPKTWADLAKPEYRDEVIMANPAISGTNYALVHNLIQALGEEKAWAYFEELGKNIPFLAKRGGEPPLKVTSGEFGVAVIPMSGEFILMEGKYPVTTIYPEDMIPWVPAGMAIFKNAENLDEAKKFIDWALSEKGQIVIRDEDPRAMVRNGVEIPKSIKTVDMNKLVDIDIERLGTEREKVLNEWKSRFGNKAK, from the coding sequence AGCTTAGTTTTTGCAGAGGGAAGTTTAAAAGTTGTAGCTGCTTATGGAGGAAAAGAAAAGATATTTCAACAATTTACAAAGGATACAGGAATAAAAGTTGATTTTATAGATATGTCTTCTGGAGAGCTTTTATCAAAATTAGAAGCTGAACAAGGAAAACCATCAGCAGATGTTTGGTTTGGTGGAGGATTAGATAGTTTTATAGCTGCTAAAAATAAAGGACTTTTAGAAAAATATGTTTCTCCAGAAATGGAAGAAGTTCCTTTAAAATATAGAGATAAAGATGGATATTGGTCTGGAGTATCATTGGTACTAGTAGGATTTATGGTAAATAATGATATTTTAGAAGAAAAAGGATTAAAAGCTCCAAAAACTTGGGCTGATTTAGCAAAACCAGAATATAGAGATGAAGTTATAATGGCAAACCCTGCTATTTCTGGAACAAACTATGCTTTAGTTCACAACTTAATTCAAGCATTAGGAGAGGAAAAAGCATGGGCATACTTTGAAGAATTAGGTAAAAATATTCCATTCTTAGCAAAAAGAGGAGGAGAACCACCTTTAAAAGTTACAAGTGGAGAGTTTGGAGTTGCAGTAATTCCAATGTCAGGTGAATTTATATTAATGGAAGGAAAATATCCAGTAACAACTATTTATCCTGAAGATATGATTCCTTGGGTACCAGCAGGAATGGCTATATTTAAAAATGCTGAAAATCTAGATGAAGCTAAGAAATTTATTGACTGGGCACTATCAGAAAAAGGTCAAATAGTTATAAGAGATGAAGATCCTAGAGCTATGGTAAGAAATGGAGTAGAGATTCCAAAAAGCATAAAAACAGTTGATATGAATAAATTAGTAGATATTGATATTGAAAGACTAGGAACTGAAAGAGAAAAGGTTTTAAATGAGTGGAAATCAAGATTTGGAAATAAAGCAAAATAA